CTAAAAGGCTTGCAAATTGGTACCAAAGGAACTCGCCCTGGCATACTTGATACACTTATTCAAAAAAGGCAGTTTATCACCTTACAGAAAAACAAGTATCTGCCCACAGACTTAGGCCTGCAATTTTACAATGCTATCAAGAATTTAGAAGTAGTGAATGTAGCCCAAACCGCCCGTCTTGAATATCAGCTAAAGCAGATAACAGAGGGTAAGCTACTTGTTACAGAGTATTATAATAATTTGTTGGAGTATGTTAAAAATATAGTGCAAAATATTTTTAACATTGAAGCAGCTGTTAAAGTGGAACGTGAAACATTAGGCACTTGCCCTAAGTGCAAACAAGGAAAAATTGTGGAGGGTAAAAAGGCTTTTGGTTGTACGAACTATAAAAGCGGTTGCGACTTTACTATTTGGAAAGAGGTAGCACATAAAAACATTACGGCCAAACAAGTGGCCGACTTAATAGGTAAAGGCAAAACAAGTCTTTTAAAAGGGTTTAAGAGTAAAGCGGGTAAAGACTTTGATGCGTATCTAGTACTTAAAAATCTTAAAGTAGAATTTGAATTTAAAAATAATAAATAATTAGTCAATTTAATTTTTTTCAACACTAAACATTATGAAGAAATTTTTACTTTTTACATTAGTAATTGCTTCTTTCTCTCTTTACGGACAACGTAAAGAAAACGGTTGGGCATTGCAAGCCCGATATGGTATTATGGAGGGTAAAGGAGAAATGAACGGCATAGCTTCCGAACTTAATTTTGGTACAGGTGTTACCATAGGAAAGCACGGAGCTTTAGCCGAAGCAAATTTATTTTTACAAGATTATTACGTAGATAAGGACAATCTAAATTTGCCTTATAAACTCTATGGCCTAAATGCTCTTGGGGGGTGGTCTTATGAGGGACTTCGTAATTTCTATTTTAATATTAAAGTAGGCGGTTTTGTGGGCGTTGAAAATATTAATAATGGGAATGCTACTGAAAGTCAGTTTGGGACACCTTTAACACACCCTGTGAACGGTTTTACTTATGGAGTTTTAGCAGCTCCTGAAGTGGAAATTAAAATTTGGCATAGACTGACTTTTCTTATTAACTTTAATCAATATTGGAATAAAGGAAGTAAATATGCTGATTGGAAATACAGCGCAAATGCTGGTATAAAATACTATTTATAAACTTAAAATATTACGACTATGAAAAGATTATTACTTTTTGCAATTATTGCTATTGTAGCTGTTTCTCTTAGTATAGTGGGGTGCAGTAAAGACAAAGAACAAGACCCTATACAATGGAAGTTTGAGGTAAAAGCTGATAAAGACACTATTTCAAATTTAGCGCTTAATGATATTGTTCCTGTAACATACGTTGTAAACAGAAAATACAACGAAGGGGCTACTATGCAATACAGGGTAAACCTTGATAAATCACAAGGTTTTACTATCTATGATAATAACGACAACGAAGTTAAAGATTTTGGTTTTCAAAATCTAACTTCTGATACTTTAAAATTAAAGTATAAAGGTACCTTTCAAGGTATTCATTCTTTAAGTGTTACGTTTAAAAACTCAAAAGATGAAAGAGTGGATAAAAGGGTGACGTTTGATTACAATATAAAAAATAAAAATAAGACATTTTCTATTGAACAAAAAGCAATTACAAACCTTGATAATATAGTGCAAGGGCAAGATGTTGAATTGTCTTTTGAAATAAAGGAAGAGGCGCAGACGCAGGAAAATTTTCAAATACAGTTTCTAAGTTTTGATGCAGCTGATGAAAGATTACAAAAATCAAAGATATACCTAAATAACAATGAAGTACAAACAAATAAGTGGTATTCTATAAGCAAAGATTTTATTAATAAAATACAATTAAATTCATTTAATGCAGGAACAAAAAAATTGGTATATGAACTTAAAAATTCTGTTTATACTGAAAGAAAAGAACTTGATATAAATGTAAAAAACGCTGTGATATCACTTAAAAACATAACTCTAAAAGCAGATGATATTTATATAAACGAACCTTTCAAAATTGAGTGTGAAGTAGAAAAAACACATCCTAATAATAAAAAAATAGAATATAAAACTTGGTTATCATCAGGAAATCCAGCTAATTTTAATTTTCTTACAATTACATATAAAAGTTTGGAAATTAATGATGGTAACTTGTTTCCATTAGAATTTAAAGCAAATAGTGCTATAGAATATGTTTTAAACATTCAGGTAAAAGACGAATATGGCAATGAGAGTGAAGTAAAAAGAATCTCAATAATAGTAAAGAACAACGATTTTACCATTGAGCAAATACTAAATACTAACTTGGAAAATGTAGAACAAGGACAAGAAGTTAAGATAATTCTTAAAGCTAAAGAAGATCGTCTTAGTAATGAATTGTTTGAAATACAATTTTTAGGGTTTGATACAACCGATTCAAACTTACAGAATTCAAAAATTATTTTCAATAATGAGGAAATACAACTTAAAAAGTGGTATACATTTAATAAAAACTCAGATAATCAATTAAGTATTAAAAGTTTTAAATCAGGTAGTAAAAAGTTAATTTATCAAATAAAAAATTCATCTATTACCAAGAGTAAAGAAGTAGATATTAATATCTTGCCTGAGCAATTTAATGTAAAAGCGGAAACTCCTTTTAAAAAAATTGTTCCTGAAAAGCCTTTTAACTTTAAACTGATTATTGAGACAAAAAATCATAATAAAGAAGTAAGATATTTTATTCATTCTAATATGAAAAAACTAATATATGATAACAAAGTTTATTTAAAAGGAGAAAATATCCATATTCAATTTGATAATGAAAAAGAAAAAAAAGAAATTGAACTTCAAGGAATTATTGATATGAATACAAAAAATTCTGATATAATAGTTAACAATTCTGATAACATATCTAAATCTACAACTCCTAATGCAGTCATATTAACACCTTTAACAATTAATAAAATAAGTTTGTTAGGTAAATCTTATTTTAATATTAACGATCATTATGTTCCAACTGGTTTAATCCGAAGTGTTTTTTATATAGGGAAGAAAACTTCACTTAAAAAAGATGAAGATATTCAAAAGGAAAATATTATGTATAAAATAATATTTCAAAAAGAAGAAAAAAATGGGAAAGGGAAAATAGAAAAAATTGAAAAAGAATTATCTCATATAGATATATTTGAAACCCCTAGTCCTAATTTCACTTCTGAAGAAGAAAAACATGATTTGGAGCCTGATTATGAACGTAATAATTATGAAAATGTGAAAATTTTATATGAAAGTGAATGGAGAAACGATGGACTTGCATATAAAGATAATGTATCTATTGAAATATATTATAAGAATAAAAAAGTATATGAAGCTAAAGATATAAAAGGATTTTATAAAAACTTATTATCTATTAATCCTTCAACTAATAAAACTTATAGCAAAAATTTTTGGAATATATTACAATCAGTAAAAGTAGCGGAAGACAGGATTTTCTATGAAAACTACGACCATATTTCCAAGTAGTTTTACCTTATTTCTACTCTATTCCTACCGAACAAAAACCACCCCATAAAGGGGTGGTTTTTTAATTTTGAAAGCAATTCACAACCAAAATATAAGGGAGAAGGTGTATGTTATAATTTTTAATACTTCCCTTATATTTATTTTGTTGTAAAATTAGGTTTTTGTAATAATAACTTAATAAAGTTAGCTATGATGATGAACTTAACTTTAAAAGTTGGTGCAAAGTTACAAAAATATTTTTACTTACACAAACATTCATACTTTATTTTTTTTCACAATTTTTTTCTTCACTTCCTGCCCCTTAAAATAGGAGTAAAACATTTGTGGTGAGCCAGCCCCAAACTTTTGGACGCTGACATCACTGATCACAAATGTTTTACAACCTTAATAGTGGTGTTGCTCACCAAAAATAAGCAACCTCGTACACAAGGTACAGAGGTAGCTTTTTTTTGGCTTCACAACAACCAAAAGCGGTGTAAAGAGGGGTGAAAAGACCTTGCCCCCACTCGTGGACGGCAAGACCTTTTTTCACCCCTCTTTACAGTGTAGTTTCTAAGCCCACCCACCGCCCTTTTGCCCCTCCCCTAACCCCTCCCCACAGGGGAGGGGAACAGACCCGAATAAGAATAAGGTGACTCATTTTTACATCGTTTTTGATTAACAGAAAAGTGTAAGTTATTATTTATCAACTAATTAAGTATTTTCTTTAACCTGGCATCAAGTAGCCTATTTATAAGCTCTTTTTTTTATTTTGGGCGTTACCACAAGGGTCGGGCTATACTCTGCAATAAAGCTCTGAGAAGTCAAGAAAATTAAGCGTTTTAGAAGTCTTCCACTAAAGTGGCAAGCCTTCTCCTCCGCTGATTTTCTAAAGCCTTCTCATTTACTTTATTTCCGTTCCTATCCCTAACGCGGGGGGACAGTTACCAAGTCCCTATTTTGTTCTTTTTTTTCCTTAATTTTTTCTCACTTCAAATCATCTTCTTTAGCTCTCATTTTTCTACTGCAAAGGTATGGCGGGGGGAAAACACAGCAAAAAAAATGAGGCTTTCATTAATTTTTTTGTCCTCGCCAGAGGCTGCGGAAAAAAATTAACGAACCTTCCTAATTTTTTTATGCTTTAGTTTTACGAGAACCCCCCGCCCTGATAGAGCAGTAGAAAAAGAGGCAAAAGAAGATTTAGGGTTTGAGGCTTTGGGGGAAAAAATATTGTTTGCTTTTTATTTTCTCTTCTCTTTTTTGTCCGAGCCGGACGCGCTTGAAAAACTTTGTTTTTCTGTATATATCAAACCGAAAATGATGAAAGAAAAAATATATGGCAAATGTTATATATGTAACAAAATATTTATGAAAAATATACATAATAATTTGTGTATATTATTTATTTGTCGTATATTTGCAGTGTAATAATAATTTAATAATGAATGCTTTATGAAGTACTTTAACGATTGCAAGACAACAGAAGAAGCAAAAAAATTATTTAAAAAACTTGCTTTTGAGAACCACCCAGACAGGGGAGGAGATAATACGATAATGCAAGCAATAAATGCAGAATATCAGTTTTTTATTGCTAAATATGCCACAGGTACAGCGGAAGAAATTAATGAACAATTTAACGAGCAATTGCGTTATATGGACATCATTGGTAAACTTGCAAACCTTGTGGGTATAGAGGTGGAGCAGGTGGGGGAATGGCTTTGGATAAGTGGCAACACTTATGCACATCGAGAGCAATTGAAGTCTATAGGCTGCTTGTTTGCGCCTGTTAAGAAATTGTGGTACTATAGAGATGAAGAGCATAAGAAGAGCAGCGGAGGAACCTCCCAGAGTATGGAAGACCTTAGAACCAAGTATGGCAGCTTACATATTAATTTAAACAAAGTACGCAGCACCTATATAGACCATAAGTAAAAACAATCACACACAACATTCTTTATAAGAAAAAAGTATCGAAATTTATACATAATAATTTGCATATATTATTTATTTGTCGTATCTTTGTCCTATCAAAATGAGATAATAAAGTAAGTACTTTGACATACTGGGATAGCTTAAAAGCTTATACAAAACACACACTAAAAAGTGTTCCACGTGGAACGTAAACAACTGATTATTAATAATTTAAATATTTTTTATTATGTTTTCAATTACATTTATCGGACGCGTTACAAAGGACGCAACAGCAAAGCAGTTTGAGAAATCAAATGTGCTTAATTTTACAGTAGCCGTTAATTTTCCTACACAAGGAAAAGACGAGAACGGCGATACCATTTATGACACAATTTATTTGCCGTGTTCAAAATGGAACTTACAAGGCGACCTTAATAAGGTTTGTGAACGCTTGAAAAAAGGTGCGCGGATAGCGGTACAAGGGTCTAAGTTGGAGGTTACAGTTCAGCAAGACCAGAATACAGGGAGGGAATACACAAATTTAAATGTAGTTGTGCAATCCTTTGAAGTGTTAGATTATCCAAAACAACCGCAAGCCGTTACACAGGGGTACGTACAACAGCAAGGGCAGCAGCTGCCACAGGGAGCTCCTCAACAAGCGTTTTACCCACCGCAAGGACAACAACAAGCACCACAAGGACAACAACAAGCACCACAGGGGCAGGGGTTTTTTGCTAGAATGAGCGAAGAACAGGTAGCAATGCAAGCCCAAGCATTTGAGCAAGTACCGCCTGAAGTACGACACACTTACCAACAAGTACCGCAGGGACTTGAAGACGTAGATTTATCCTACTAAACAAACGACCCGAGCAAGTCGCTAAACTGCTCTTTTTTGTAATAATAATTTATTTTTTAAAGCTATGACAACGAAAGAAAAAATAAAAGCAATTCGAGAACAATTTAAGCTGCTAGGGTATAATAATAGAAAAATATCCGTTACAGATGGGGGCGGAACTCTTGAAAGTAGTATAAGGGTGCGCGTTAAATTCGTTCCTATTCTTGAACAAATCCAAGAAATTAAAGAGGTTGCGGAAAAGTTTAGGCAAGTTCTTTATGATGAAGCAACAGGTGAGATATTAGCGGGAGGTAATACTTTTGTAAATGTTTCTTATCCAAGCAACGAAGACGAGAGAAAAAGGTATTTTGTTTAACCATAAGCCCCGACCCGAGCAAGTCGCTAAACTGCTCTTTTTTATGAAATCAAAGAAAAAAATCATTTTCCATACAGGGCGCGGGGGGCGCTTTCACAATGGCGGTTATATAACTGCTAAAAAAATTATAGCTAATGACTTTGATGCAGGTGAGGCAGATAAGTTGGGGTATAATGTTTATTACAACTATCAAGGCGAACCTTTCGATTTGCCCGCTACCCCAGAGGGGTGGGAAGGTATAGACCCACAAGAAATTAAAGTGCTCGATGGGGGAGGCGACGAGGTTTGTGACTATTCCGATATTTTAGCGGATTATGGCACAATGAATTTTGATAACGAATATGACGGTATTACGTGGAAGACTTTCGACTTATTAGAGGAAAGCGATTTGTTTGTAATGCTTCGCGACCTTACAACCTATGAATGTTATACTTTGTTTATAGAAAGCGATAAGTATAATTTCTACTTGTTAAAGTTACTTTTTTTAGATGGCAAACGGCTGAATTTGTCAGTGAGAGAAACCGCCGAGATATTAGCCGATGATTACCCTACCGACTTTGACGAACTTGTAAATTGTGGTCTTATTGAAGAATATGACCCAGAGGGGGGAGAATATTCGGTAGTTAAGGACGGTAAACGTTATCAACTTAATTGGATATAACACCCGCACAGGGTACAAGGGCAAGGGCTTGTAAAATAGCCCTTCCTGCCCCTTAAAATAGGAGTAAAACATTTGTGGTGAGCCAGCCCCAAACTTTTGGACGCTGACATCACTGATCACAAATGTTTTACAACCTTAATAGTGGTGTTGCTCACCAAAAATAAGCAACCTCGTACACAAGGTACAGAGGTAGCTTTTTTTTGGCTTCACAACAACCAAAAGCGGTGTAAAGAGGGGTGAAAAGACCTTGCCCCCACTCGTGGACGGCAAGACCTTTTTTCACCCCTCTTTACAGTGTAGTTTCTAAGCCCACCCACCGCCCTTTTGCCCCTCCCCTAACCCCTCCCCACAGGGGAGGGGAACAGACCCGAATAAGGTGACTAAAATTAAAATACTTATAATTGCCAATTTATTTTTGTTTTCTCTTAATTTTTTCTCACTTCAAATCATCTTCTTTAGCTCTCATTTTTCTACTGCAAAGGTATGGCGGGGGGAAAACACAGCAAAAAAAATGAGGCTTTCATTAATTTTTTTGTCCTCGCCAGAGGCTGCGGAAAAAAATTAACGAACCTTCCTAATTTTTTTATGCTTTAGTTTTACGAGAACCCCCCGCCCTGATAGAGCAGTAGAAAAAGAGGCAAAAGAAGATTTAGGGTTTGAGGCTTTGGGGGAAAAAATATTGTTTGCTTTTTATTTTCTCTTCTCTTTTTTGTCCGAGCCGGACGCGCTTGAAAAACTTTGTTTTTCTGTATATATCAAACCGAAAATGATGAAAGAAAAAATATATGGCAAATGTTATATATGTAACAAAATATTTATGAAAAATATACATAATAATTTGTGTATATTATTTATTTGTCGTATATTTGCAGTGTAATAATAATTATTAATAAAACAGAGCATTGTAAACACGCCTGTAATGTAATTGAAGACTGACCCGAGTAAGTCACTAAACTGCTCATTTATATAGTATT
The nucleotide sequence above comes from Capnocytophaga sp. oral taxon 878. Encoded proteins:
- a CDS encoding conjugal transfer protein TraO — its product is MKKFLLFTLVIASFSLYGQRKENGWALQARYGIMEGKGEMNGIASELNFGTGVTIGKHGALAEANLFLQDYYVDKDNLNLPYKLYGLNALGGWSYEGLRNFYFNIKVGGFVGVENINNGNATESQFGTPLTHPVNGFTYGVLAAPEVEIKIWHRLTFLINFNQYWNKGSKYADWKYSANAGIKYYL
- a CDS encoding molecular chaperone DnaJ, translated to MKYFNDCKTTEEAKKLFKKLAFENHPDRGGDNTIMQAINAEYQFFIAKYATGTAEEINEQFNEQLRYMDIIGKLANLVGIEVEQVGEWLWISGNTYAHREQLKSIGCLFAPVKKLWYYRDEEHKKSSGGTSQSMEDLRTKYGSLHINLNKVRSTYIDHK
- a CDS encoding single-stranded DNA-binding protein, whose product is MFSITFIGRVTKDATAKQFEKSNVLNFTVAVNFPTQGKDENGDTIYDTIYLPCSKWNLQGDLNKVCERLKKGARIAVQGSKLEVTVQQDQNTGREYTNLNVVVQSFEVLDYPKQPQAVTQGYVQQQGQQLPQGAPQQAFYPPQGQQQAPQGQQQAPQGQGFFARMSEEQVAMQAQAFEQVPPEVRHTYQQVPQGLEDVDLSY